The genomic interval TGTTGATTAAATTGGCTAGGGCTGAAGGGGAAAAATTGAGACGAGAGGCCATTAAAGGATTTGGCGGTGACATTATAGTTGCAATGGAGGCAGCAAGAAATTTCAATCTTGCAGATATAAATGTTTCTACCATGGATCTGAATTTGCTAAATGTTGATGAGATGGCAACACGGCTTGGAGTTTCAGATGAAAGGGGCAAAATTCAAGTAGACACGACAACATTTGAAGAAATAAAGCAACTGTTGAAAATGACAAAAGAAGGTGTGGGCAAGTTAGACCCAAAGAGTGAGCAATGGTTGAAAGACTTTGAAAAAAGTAGAGAAAATGCGACTCTAAAGTTTGGAAATTAGCTTAATATAGCCAATCAAATCTGATTTTAGAAATTTGGCGATAAAATGACTTTCTGAAAAATAGATTTATTTGACTAAGCATACTATCAAACAACTCCTAAATCTCCTCTTGATAGAGGGGATTTCTAATCTCCCCTATAAAAGCCGAGGGTGTATAAATTTTTCGAAAAACCTTATTTGTTTGATAATAAATATATGCGTAATGCATTTACTTTTATCGTATAAGTATGATTAATACAAATTTTTTGCGGGTATTTTCCCACTATTATTTAATACGCTGAAAATAAGTACTTTAGCAATTCAAATTTTTTTTGTAATAAATTTATAATTTATTAAGTACCAATTTAGCAATAACTTAAATACTGTGAACCGTTACGCTTTGCGATCTACTATATAATAGTTCAAGTTTTTGTAATTACTCTACGGATTTTGCGCAGCGAAAACCAATCTGTGGTGTTTCTGCATGGGGAAGGACACGATACCTTGCTGCACATCGGGCGAAGTGTCCGAAATAATGCCAGCTACCTCCACGAATAACTTTTTGTTGCCCAGATTCCGGACCCTTTGGGTTTTCACGAGGAAAAGAATAATAGTAATTTTGATCATACCAATCAGTACACCATTCCCAGACATTACCCGACATATCATAGCAACCGTAGGGGCTTTTGCCCTGTTTATAACTTCCGACAGGAGATGTCTGCATTTTCTTTGTTTCCCAAACATTGCATCTTTCCGCATCAAATATCTCATTCCCCCAAGGCCACAAACGCCTGTCACTGCCACGCGCTGCTTTTTCCCACTCTGCCTCTGTAGGCAAACGTTTGCCGGCCCACTCTGCGTAAGCAACCGCATCCTCCCATCTGACGCCAACAACAGGCTTGTCCGGAGTATTAAACCTTTCATCAAACCAGCAGTACGGAATACGATGCCCTGTTTCTTCTATAAATTTTGCATACTGTTCGTTTGTTACCTCATATTTATCAATGTAATAGCTGTCCAGATACACAATATGCTCCGGCCCATCATATATGTTAAATGC from Candidatus Kuenenia stuttgartiensis carries:
- a CDS encoding formylglycine-generating enzyme family protein; amino-acid sequence: MWIVKRWIVLFAFVMVFFLKGLLAAEEGEQYPGMVYVPAGEFYMGEDKYYDWTFMLAFNIYDGPEHIVYLDSYYIDKYEVTNEQYAKFIEETGHRIPYCWFDERFNTPDKPVVGVRWEDAVAYAEWAGKRLPTEAEWEKAARGSDRRLWPWGNEIFDAERCNVWETKKMQTSPVGSYKQGKSPYGCYDMSGNVWEWCTDWYDQNYYYSFPRENPKGPESGQQKVIRGGSWHYFGHFARCAARYRVLPHAETPQIGFRCAKSVE